One Pseudomonas lalucatii genomic window carries:
- a CDS encoding aspartate/glutamate racemase family protein, whose translation MKIRVINPNTTAGMTEKIGEAAARVAAPGSLIVASNPRSGPVSIESHFDEAISAVGVIEEVRAGELEHTDAYILACFGDPGLLAAREITRAPVIGIAEAAFHLATLISTRFSIVTTLGRTGIIAEHLLQSYGFAHHCRRVRAAEIPVLDLEDNGALALDRIIDECLRAKAEDNIGAIVLGCGGMADLTAQISEAVGLPIVEGVTAAVKLAESLVALGLGTSKHGDLDFPRPKAFSGRFEFLSHGQ comes from the coding sequence ATGAAGATTCGCGTCATCAACCCCAACACCACCGCCGGCATGACCGAGAAGATCGGCGAGGCCGCCGCGCGCGTGGCGGCACCTGGAAGCCTGATAGTCGCGAGCAATCCGCGCAGCGGCCCGGTGTCCATCGAAAGCCACTTCGACGAAGCGATCAGCGCCGTCGGTGTCATCGAAGAGGTCCGCGCCGGCGAGCTCGAGCACACCGACGCCTACATCCTCGCCTGCTTCGGTGATCCCGGCCTGCTGGCCGCCCGCGAGATCACCCGCGCCCCGGTAATCGGTATCGCCGAGGCGGCCTTCCACCTGGCCACGCTGATCAGCACGCGCTTTTCCATCGTCACCACCCTGGGCCGCACCGGGATCATTGCCGAGCACCTGCTGCAGAGCTACGGCTTCGCCCACCATTGCCGGCGGGTACGCGCCGCGGAGATTCCGGTGCTCGACCTCGAGGACAACGGTGCTCTGGCCCTGGACCGGATCATCGACGAATGCCTGCGGGCGAAGGCCGAGGACAACATCGGCGCCATCGTCCTGGGCTGCGGCGGCATGGCCGACCTGACCGCGCAGATCAGCGAAGCGGTCGGCCTGCCGATCGTCGAAGGGGTCACCGCGGCGGTGAAGCTGGCCGAGTCGCTGGTCGCCCTGGGCCTGGGCACCAGTAAGCACGGCGACCTCGACTTCCCACGACCCAAGGCCTTCAGCGGACGCTTCGAGTTCCTTTCCCACGGCCAGTAG
- a CDS encoding NCS1 family transporter yields MHNETVASPALDYTQPAASKPAGDESLAPQEKRIMGRVSYLLAWFGGCVSIGTFAMGSSIVGTLNLLQTALAIGIGCFVIGIALALNGAAGYKYGIPFMVQARAAFGFAGTRFPGLVRAVPAIVWYGFQSWVGAAAINAVSATLLGFDNMVFYFVVFQLLQIGLSMFGFQGIKWLENVGSAFILVSLVYMFYSVINRYGDEIMTNLVNVEGTWGLPFWGATMLFLGIYSTMMLNVSDYSRELKKGSGPGLLTTLYAMSILPCTLFMGLIGLMVSGATGVNDPIQVFSSAVDNTPLLVTTLLFIAFAQVTTNVLNNVVPPTYILMDVFKLPFRTSTIIVGLLAFGTFPWELVKEESSAGLQMFVQTYSAFLGPIFAVMVVDYFIIRRRQLDVGKLYDVHGPYRGVNYAAIIASLIGAVAALSLSSVSWYASLIPAGLSYYLLMRHWSACQRFRN; encoded by the coding sequence ATGCACAATGAAACTGTCGCCTCTCCGGCCCTGGACTATACCCAGCCAGCAGCCAGCAAACCCGCCGGTGACGAGTCACTGGCGCCGCAAGAAAAACGCATCATGGGCAGGGTGTCCTACCTGCTGGCCTGGTTCGGCGGCTGCGTGTCGATCGGCACCTTCGCCATGGGCTCGAGCATCGTCGGCACCCTCAACCTGTTGCAAACGGCCCTGGCCATCGGCATCGGCTGCTTCGTCATCGGCATCGCCCTGGCGCTCAACGGCGCTGCCGGCTACAAGTACGGCATTCCCTTCATGGTGCAGGCGCGCGCCGCCTTCGGCTTCGCCGGCACCCGCTTCCCCGGACTGGTCCGGGCGGTGCCGGCGATCGTCTGGTACGGCTTCCAGAGCTGGGTCGGGGCGGCGGCGATCAACGCCGTGTCGGCGACGCTGCTGGGCTTCGACAACATGGTGTTCTACTTCGTGGTGTTCCAGCTGCTGCAGATCGGCCTGTCGATGTTCGGCTTCCAGGGCATCAAATGGCTGGAGAACGTCGGCAGCGCCTTCATCCTGGTGTCGCTGGTCTACATGTTCTACAGCGTGATCAACCGCTACGGCGACGAGATCATGACCAATCTGGTCAACGTCGAAGGCACCTGGGGCCTGCCGTTCTGGGGCGCTACCATGCTGTTCCTCGGCATCTACAGCACCATGATGCTCAACGTCAGCGACTATTCCCGTGAGCTCAAGAAGGGCAGCGGCCCGGGCCTGCTGACCACCCTCTATGCCATGTCGATCCTGCCCTGCACCCTGTTCATGGGCCTGATCGGCCTGATGGTATCCGGCGCGACCGGCGTCAACGACCCGATCCAGGTGTTCTCCAGCGCCGTCGACAACACGCCCCTGCTGGTGACCACCCTGTTGTTCATCGCCTTCGCCCAGGTGACCACCAACGTGCTGAACAACGTGGTGCCGCCGACCTACATCCTGATGGACGTGTTCAAGCTGCCGTTCCGCACCTCGACCATCATCGTCGGCCTGCTGGCCTTCGGCACCTTCCCCTGGGAGCTGGTCAAGGAAGAGTCCTCCGCCGGCCTGCAGATGTTCGTACAGACCTACTCGGCGTTCCTCGGCCCGATCTTCGCCGTGATGGTGGTTGACTACTTCATCATCCGCCGGCGCCAGCTGGATGTCGGCAAGCTCTACGACGTGCACGGCCCCTACCGGGGCGTGAACTACGCCGCCATCATCGCCTCGCTGATCGGTGCCGTTGCGGCCCTGAGCCTGTCCTCGGTGTCCTGGTACGCCAGCCTGATCCCGGCCGGCCTCAGCTACTACCTGCTGATGCGCCACTGGTCGGCCTGCCAGCGCTTCCGCAACTAG
- a CDS encoding substrate-binding periplasmic protein, with protein sequence MKPIRVCSLFAVLLATGVRAESYVVGVEDLAFAPHYSIDKQGQYQGFARELLDAFAAHSGVALSYRPLPVTRLLPALLAGEVDLKYPDNANWAQAQKTGNGLAYSQPVVGYVDGVLVAPRRQGQPLERLKRLALVDGWTPWGYQERIDAKQIELAYSDDLRKMIHQALKKDTDGVYFNVVVATHYLDNIRARPGALVFDPKLPHTRGTFHLSTLRHPALLQRFDRFLIEQQDTVAALRARYRVEANLDSEYMGMEQWKVEFLERQKAKAGAE encoded by the coding sequence GTGAAGCCCATTCGCGTCTGCAGTTTGTTCGCCGTTCTGCTCGCCACCGGTGTCCGCGCCGAGAGCTACGTGGTCGGTGTGGAAGACCTGGCCTTCGCGCCGCACTACAGCATCGACAAGCAGGGTCAGTACCAGGGCTTCGCCCGCGAGTTGCTGGACGCCTTCGCCGCCCACAGCGGTGTAGCGCTGAGCTACCGGCCGCTGCCGGTGACGCGCCTGCTGCCGGCCCTGCTGGCGGGCGAGGTGGACCTCAAGTACCCGGACAACGCCAACTGGGCCCAGGCGCAGAAGACCGGCAACGGCCTGGCCTACAGCCAGCCGGTGGTCGGCTATGTGGATGGCGTGCTGGTCGCGCCGCGGCGCCAGGGGCAGCCCCTCGAGCGGCTCAAGCGCCTGGCCCTGGTCGATGGCTGGACGCCCTGGGGCTATCAGGAGCGGATCGACGCCAAGCAGATCGAACTGGCCTACAGCGATGACCTGCGCAAGATGATCCACCAGGCGTTGAAGAAGGACACCGACGGTGTCTACTTCAACGTGGTGGTGGCCACCCATTACCTCGACAACATCCGCGCCCGCCCCGGCGCCCTGGTGTTCGACCCGAAACTGCCGCATACCCGCGGCACCTTTCACCTCTCCACGCTCAGGCATCCCGCTCTGCTGCAGCGCTTCGATCGATTCCTGATCGAGCAGCAGGACACGGTGGCGGCGCTGAGGGCCAGGTACCGGGTGGAGGCCAATCTGGACTCGGAATACATGGGCATGGAGCAATGGAAGGTGGAGTTTCTGGAGCGACAGAAGGCCAAGGCGGGCGCGGAGTGA
- the moaA gene encoding GTP 3',8-cyclase MoaA has protein sequence MHNSQLVDPFGRRITYLRLSVTDRCDFRCTYCMSEDMVFAPRAQILSLEELYAVADAFIGLGVKRIRITGGEPLVRKNLLSLLTRLGQRAELEDLAITTNGSQLRELAPRLRAAGVQRLNVSLDSLRRDRFAAFTRRDRLEQVLAGIEAARAAGFRRIKLNSVVQKGRNDDEVLDLLEYAMARDLDISFIEEMPLGEISSHQRQQTFCSSDEVRRRIEQRHALVRSHQRTGGPSRYWQVPGSETRVGFISPHSHNFCADCNRVRVTAEGKLVLCLGHENALDLKALIRRHPGDRERLRDALLEALRLKPERHHFEADAQVQVLRFMSMTGG, from the coding sequence GTGCACAACTCCCAGCTGGTCGACCCCTTCGGTCGGCGCATCACCTACCTGCGGCTATCGGTCACCGATCGCTGCGATTTTCGCTGCACCTACTGCATGAGCGAGGACATGGTCTTCGCGCCCCGCGCACAGATCCTCAGCCTGGAAGAACTCTATGCCGTGGCCGATGCCTTCATCGGCCTCGGCGTCAAGCGCATCCGCATCACCGGCGGCGAGCCCCTGGTGCGCAAGAACCTGCTGAGCCTGCTGACGCGTCTGGGCCAGCGGGCGGAGCTGGAAGACCTGGCCATTACCACCAACGGCTCGCAGTTGCGCGAACTGGCGCCGCGGCTGCGCGCCGCAGGCGTCCAGCGCCTGAATGTCAGCCTGGACTCCCTGCGCCGCGACCGTTTCGCCGCCTTCACCCGGCGCGATCGACTCGAGCAGGTGCTGGCGGGAATCGAAGCGGCGCGGGCGGCCGGATTTCGCCGGATCAAGCTCAACAGCGTGGTGCAGAAGGGGCGCAACGACGACGAGGTGCTGGACCTGCTCGAGTACGCCATGGCCCGCGACCTGGATATCAGCTTTATCGAGGAGATGCCCCTGGGAGAGATCTCCAGCCACCAGCGCCAGCAGACCTTTTGCTCCAGCGACGAGGTTCGCCGGCGGATCGAACAGCGCCATGCGCTGGTGCGCAGCCACCAGCGCACCGGCGGCCCCTCGCGTTACTGGCAGGTGCCCGGCAGTGAGACCCGGGTGGGTTTCATCTCGCCGCACAGCCACAATTTCTGCGCCGATTGCAACCGCGTGCGGGTCACCGCCGAGGGCAAGCTGGTGCTCTGCCTCGGACATGAGAACGCACTGGACCTCAAGGCGCTGATACGCCGCCACCCGGGCGACCGTGAGCGTCTGCGCGATGCGCTGCTGGAGGCCTTGCGGCTCAAACCCGAGCGCCACCACTTCGAGGCCGACGCGCAGGTCCAGGTGCTGCGCTTCATGAGCATGACCGGCGGCTGA
- a CDS encoding TetR/AcrR family transcriptional regulator: protein MTSIRERNKELILRAASEVFADKGFAASKTSDIAAKAGLPKPNVYYYFKSKENLYREVLESIIEPLLAASAPFNQPGRPGEVLKAYIRSKIRISRELPFASKVFASEIMHGAPHLSAEQADELNVQAKHNIACIQGWIDRGLMAEVDPHHLMFSIWAATQTYADFDWQISTVTGKACLSDEDYEAAAQTIIRLVIRGCEVEENAPAASEQVHRA from the coding sequence ATGACCAGCATTCGCGAGCGCAACAAAGAGCTGATACTGCGTGCGGCCAGTGAAGTGTTCGCCGACAAGGGCTTCGCGGCGAGCAAGACCAGCGACATCGCCGCCAAGGCCGGCCTGCCCAAGCCCAACGTCTATTACTACTTCAAGTCGAAAGAGAACCTCTACCGCGAGGTGCTGGAAAGCATCATCGAACCCCTGCTGGCCGCCTCGGCGCCCTTCAACCAGCCGGGGCGCCCGGGCGAGGTGCTCAAGGCCTACATTCGCTCGAAGATCCGCATCTCCCGCGAACTGCCCTTCGCCTCCAAGGTATTCGCCAGCGAGATCATGCACGGCGCGCCCCACCTGTCCGCCGAGCAGGCCGACGAACTCAACGTCCAGGCCAAGCACAATATCGCCTGCATCCAGGGCTGGATCGACCGGGGCCTGATGGCCGAGGTCGACCCGCACCACCTGATGTTCAGCATCTGGGCCGCAACCCAGACCTATGCCGATTTCGACTGGCAGATCTCCACGGTCACCGGCAAGGCCTGCCTCAGCGACGAGGACTACGAGGCCGCCGCGCAGACCATCATCCGCCTGGTCATCAGGGGCTGCGAGGTCGAGGAGAATGCGCCGGCCGCCTCCGAGCAGGTGCATCGCGCGTAA
- a CDS encoding GlcG/HbpS family heme-binding protein — protein sequence MSVLNLHTATTISNRALAVGREISAAPLTVAVLDAGGHLISLQREDGASLLRPQIAIAKAWGALALGKGSRLIAADAQQRPAFIGAVNNLAGGNLVPAPGGVLIRDQQGVVLGAIGITGDTSDIDERCAIAAVESVGLLADGGSVA from the coding sequence ATGAGTGTATTGAACCTGCACACCGCGACCACCATCAGCAACCGCGCCCTGGCGGTAGGCCGGGAAATCTCCGCAGCACCATTGACTGTCGCGGTGCTGGATGCCGGCGGTCACCTGATCAGTCTGCAACGCGAGGACGGCGCCAGCCTGCTGCGTCCGCAGATCGCCATCGCCAAGGCCTGGGGCGCGCTGGCGCTAGGCAAGGGGTCGCGACTGATCGCCGCCGACGCGCAGCAGCGCCCGGCGTTTATCGGCGCGGTGAACAACCTGGCAGGCGGCAATCTGGTGCCGGCGCCGGGTGGCGTGTTGATCCGCGATCAGCAGGGAGTGGTGCTCGGCGCCATCGGCATCACCGGCGACACCTCGGACATCGACGAGCGCTGCGCTATCGCTGCGGTGGAGTCGGTGGGGCTGCTCGCCGACGGCGGTAGCGTCGCCTAA
- a CDS encoding CynX/NimT family MFS transporter, protein MSISQRLHGLGWALMLIVLGLNLRPILTSISPLLNEIRESSQLGFQEAALLTTLPVVCMGLVALLSAGVEARLGEGRGIALGLLCILLACTVRGFTVDGRLLLGSALFAGIGVALIQVLVPGLVKRLFVGRVALAMGIYSAALMGGGGLAAQFSPRLASHFGHWQAGLLVWMLPALLALLLWLKMPWRAAQPLAAGQSVQAFMGNRRAWLLALYFGFSNCGYMTVVAWLPAYYQQLGWSSPDSGSLLALMTVFQVLAALTMPALAQRMRERRGLLSVSLIAQLLGFGGLLLYPQSAPILWVALIGFGLGACFALSLILSLDHLHEPRAAGQLAAFVQGFGFLINALAPSLSGWLREQTGGFQATWLLMLVCMSVMLAVTWRFSPASYCRISTNSRLPPAEPING, encoded by the coding sequence ATGAGCATTAGTCAACGCCTGCACGGTCTCGGTTGGGCGCTGATGCTGATCGTTCTGGGGTTGAACCTGCGGCCGATCCTGACGTCGATCAGCCCCTTGCTCAACGAGATTCGCGAAAGTTCCCAGTTGGGTTTCCAGGAGGCGGCCTTGCTGACCACCTTGCCGGTTGTGTGCATGGGGTTGGTGGCCCTGCTGAGTGCTGGCGTCGAGGCGCGGCTGGGCGAGGGCCGGGGCATTGCCTTGGGCTTGCTGTGCATCCTGCTGGCCTGCACCGTGCGCGGCTTTACCGTCGATGGCAGACTGTTGCTGGGTTCGGCGTTGTTCGCAGGCATTGGTGTGGCCTTGATCCAGGTGCTGGTGCCGGGGCTGGTCAAGCGTCTGTTCGTGGGCCGGGTCGCCCTGGCCATGGGCATCTACTCGGCGGCATTGATGGGCGGCGGCGGTCTGGCGGCCCAGTTCAGTCCACGTCTGGCCAGCCACTTCGGGCATTGGCAAGCAGGGCTGCTGGTATGGATGCTGCCGGCGTTGCTGGCCTTGTTGCTGTGGCTGAAAATGCCCTGGCGCGCTGCGCAGCCCTTGGCTGCCGGGCAGAGCGTGCAGGCCTTCATGGGTAACCGCCGCGCTTGGCTGCTGGCGCTGTACTTCGGTTTCAGCAATTGCGGTTACATGACGGTGGTGGCCTGGTTGCCGGCCTATTACCAGCAACTGGGCTGGAGCAGCCCGGACAGTGGCTCGCTGCTGGCGCTGATGACCGTGTTCCAGGTCCTGGCCGCCCTGACGATGCCAGCGCTGGCCCAGCGCATGCGCGAGCGCCGTGGTTTGCTGAGCGTCAGCCTGATCGCGCAACTGCTCGGCTTCGGCGGCCTGCTGCTGTACCCGCAAAGTGCGCCGATACTGTGGGTCGCCTTGATCGGCTTCGGCCTGGGCGCCTGTTTCGCCCTGAGCCTTATCCTCAGCCTGGATCACCTGCATGAGCCACGGGCGGCCGGGCAATTGGCGGCCTTCGTGCAGGGCTTTGGTTTTCTGATCAACGCCCTGGCTCCGTCGCTCAGCGGTTGGCTGCGCGAACAGACCGGTGGCTTTCAGGCCACCTGGCTACTGATGCTGGTGTGTATGTCGGTGATGTTAGCGGTGACGTGGCGTTTCAGTCCGGCCAGTTATTGCCGCATTTCCACCAATAGCCGTCTGCCGCCAGCCGAGCCGATCAACGGCTGA
- a CDS encoding LysR family transcriptional regulator — MLDHLLLRSFVAVADCGNFTRAAERLHLTQSTVSQQVRRLEDTLGCRLFDRSVRRVLATAEGERLLSYARRILALHDEAEEVLRNEQSEGVLRLGVPEDFAEAHPKVRLEVSSGLSPELLRRYHDGEFDLLLSKQMKAGNDCLAAWPEPLCWMDSRQRPALVRDPLPLVAFAPGGLYRQEMIQALEVNGRNWRISYSSASLASVCAAVAAGLGISLLPRRVLQSGHRLLTGESGLPPIDGIHLVLYGRPGLGQAGQVLQARLHQLCQSQAAADY, encoded by the coding sequence ATGCTCGATCACCTGCTGCTGCGCAGCTTTGTCGCCGTTGCCGACTGCGGCAATTTCACTCGCGCCGCCGAACGCCTGCACCTCACCCAGTCGACCGTCAGCCAGCAAGTGCGGCGGCTCGAAGACACCCTCGGTTGTCGCCTGTTCGACCGCAGTGTCCGCCGAGTGCTAGCAACCGCCGAGGGCGAGCGCTTGCTCAGCTATGCCCGGCGGATTCTGGCGCTGCATGACGAAGCCGAAGAAGTGCTGCGCAATGAGCAAAGCGAGGGAGTGCTACGACTTGGCGTGCCCGAAGACTTCGCCGAAGCCCACCCGAAGGTGCGCCTGGAGGTCAGCAGCGGACTCAGCCCGGAATTGTTGCGCCGATATCACGACGGCGAATTCGATCTGTTGCTGAGCAAACAGATGAAGGCCGGCAACGACTGCCTAGCAGCCTGGCCGGAACCCTTGTGCTGGATGGATAGCCGCCAGCGCCCGGCGCTGGTCCGCGACCCGTTGCCGCTGGTGGCTTTTGCCCCGGGCGGTTTGTATCGCCAGGAAATGATCCAGGCCCTCGAGGTCAACGGCCGTAACTGGCGCATCAGTTACTCCAGCGCCAGCCTCGCCAGCGTCTGCGCCGCTGTGGCCGCTGGCCTCGGTATCAGCCTGCTGCCGCGGCGTGTACTGCAGTCGGGGCATCGACTACTGACAGGGGAAAGCGGCCTGCCACCAATCGACGGAATACACTTGGTGCTTTATGGCCGGCCCGGCCTGGGCCAGGCTGGCCAGGTATTGCAGGCACGGCTCCATCAACTGTGCCAGAGCCAGGCTGCCGCGGATTACTGA
- a CDS encoding MurR/RpiR family transcriptional regulator, with product MKLPIEDRLRDIYEELPRSERLLADIIIDFPGDLATHSISELVIRANTSNAAATRLIKRLGYKDFREIRKQARDAKEQGSPRYLHTIDHHSGDFKSEIKQHVDCEVQNLLSSFDALSEEMLEQITENIETADNIWVIGYGNSYMPAMYLRQQLIQLRQCVEILPRPGQAIEKDLSGLSERDLLVVLGFRRRKDVIYRLMRYAQELGTRVLYVTDHSEDKTAGLADWTIRCMVKSTSLFDSYISAFSVLNYICASVSDHLGRAASERLSRAERLHDIFSRIEET from the coding sequence ATGAAACTGCCGATCGAGGATCGTCTGCGGGACATCTATGAGGAGCTGCCACGCAGCGAGCGGCTGCTGGCCGACATCATCATAGACTTTCCCGGTGATCTGGCGACCCATTCCATCTCCGAACTGGTCATCCGCGCCAACACCTCCAATGCCGCCGCCACCCGGCTGATCAAACGCCTCGGCTACAAGGATTTCCGCGAAATCCGCAAGCAGGCACGGGATGCCAAGGAGCAAGGCTCTCCCCGCTATCTGCATACCATCGATCATCACAGCGGCGATTTCAAAAGCGAGATTAAGCAACACGTCGACTGCGAAGTGCAGAATCTGCTGAGCAGCTTCGATGCCCTGAGCGAGGAGATGCTTGAGCAGATCACCGAGAACATCGAGACGGCAGACAATATATGGGTCATCGGCTATGGCAACAGCTATATGCCGGCGATGTACCTGCGCCAGCAGCTGATCCAATTGCGCCAGTGTGTCGAAATCCTGCCAAGGCCCGGACAGGCGATCGAGAAAGATCTGTCGGGGCTGAGTGAGCGCGACCTACTCGTTGTGTTGGGCTTTCGTCGGCGCAAAGACGTGATCTACCGGCTGATGAGGTATGCCCAGGAACTCGGTACCCGGGTGCTGTACGTTACCGACCACTCCGAGGACAAGACGGCAGGCCTGGCGGACTGGACCATACGCTGCATGGTGAAAAGCACCTCGTTGTTCGACTCCTACATCTCAGCCTTCAGCGTCCTCAACTATATCTGTGCCTCGGTTTCCGATCACCTCGGTCGGGCGGCGTCGGAGCGATTGAGCCGGGCCGAGCGACTGCATGATATTTTCAGCCGGATCGAAGAGACCTGA